The following proteins are co-located in the Tardibacter chloracetimidivorans genome:
- a CDS encoding DUF4258 domain-containing protein — translation MIAFDIDDAGIHTRGRSSLTRHARQRMKDRSIPLSIIEALLDFGERMPCGNGTETCFFTKKSWRHFAAYLGLEARYFERYRSVYVVVANDGEVITTCWRH, via the coding sequence ATGATCGCCTTTGATATTGATGACGCCGGCATCCACACCCGCGGCCGATCAAGTCTCACCAGACATGCGCGGCAGCGCATGAAGGACCGGTCCATTCCGCTGTCAATCATTGAGGCGCTACTGGACTTCGGTGAGCGGATGCCATGTGGTAATGGCACCGAGACCTGCTTTTTTACGAAGAAAAGCTGGCGCCATTTTGCCGCTTATCTTGGCCTGGAGGCCAGATATTTCGAGCGCTATCGCAGTGTCTACGTCGTTGTGGCGAATGATGGCGAGGTAATTACCACCTGCTGGCGTCATTAA
- a CDS encoding site-specific DNA-methyltransferase yields MGSQHLVEREIESLRPYAGNARTHSKRQIKQIAASIERFGFTNPVLVSDDGDIIAGHGRVEAARLLGMKRIPTLALSHLSAAERRAYVLADNKLALNAGWDKEILAIELQALVDLEFDVELTGFSLAEIDLVLDEAGEADPDGSDAAEDLVPDIDGQPIGRMGNLWLLGRHRLFCGDTRSAADMDRLMGGERADLVFTDPPYNVAIDGNVCGLGSVRHREFAFASGEMSKPQFTGFLAETLGNIGRVMRDGAIAFICMDWRHMGELLAAGESAFTELKNLVVWNKTNGGMSAFYRSKHELVFVFKQGTAAHTNSFGLGETGRYRTNVWDYAGISSIGGMRAEELAMHPTVKPVALIADAIRDCSRRGEIVLDGFGGSGSTLIAAEKTGRSARLIEYDPAYCDTIIRRWQTYTGKDAILEAKGAPFDDVADERLGRDLEAAE; encoded by the coding sequence ATGGGGTCACAGCATCTGGTCGAGCGGGAGATCGAATCCCTGCGGCCCTATGCGGGCAACGCGCGCACGCATTCGAAAAGACAGATCAAGCAGATCGCCGCCTCGATCGAGCGATTCGGCTTCACCAATCCGGTGCTTGTATCGGACGATGGCGACATAATCGCGGGTCATGGACGGGTCGAGGCGGCGCGGCTCCTCGGCATGAAGCGCATCCCGACGCTGGCGCTTTCGCATCTCTCGGCGGCCGAGCGTCGCGCCTATGTCCTTGCCGACAACAAGCTCGCGCTCAATGCCGGCTGGGACAAGGAGATCCTCGCGATCGAGCTCCAGGCGCTGGTCGATCTGGAGTTCGACGTCGAACTCACCGGCTTCAGCCTGGCGGAGATCGACCTCGTGCTCGACGAGGCCGGAGAAGCCGACCCGGACGGCAGCGACGCCGCCGAGGACCTGGTGCCTGATATTGACGGCCAGCCTATCGGGCGGATGGGCAACCTCTGGTTGCTGGGCCGGCATCGGCTGTTTTGCGGCGACACCAGGAGTGCTGCCGACATGGACCGGCTGATGGGGGGCGAACGGGCCGATCTGGTGTTCACCGATCCGCCGTACAACGTCGCAATTGACGGCAATGTCTGCGGCCTCGGATCGGTCCGGCATCGCGAGTTCGCTTTTGCGAGCGGAGAGATGAGCAAGCCGCAGTTTACCGGATTCCTTGCCGAGACGCTCGGCAATATCGGCCGCGTCATGCGCGACGGCGCGATCGCCTTTATCTGCATGGACTGGCGCCATATGGGCGAGCTGCTTGCCGCCGGCGAGAGCGCATTCACCGAGCTCAAGAACCTTGTCGTCTGGAACAAGACCAATGGCGGCATGAGTGCCTTTTACCGCTCCAAGCATGAGCTGGTCTTTGTCTTCAAGCAGGGCACGGCCGCGCACACCAACAGCTTTGGTCTGGGCGAGACCGGTCGCTATCGCACCAATGTCTGGGATTATGCCGGCATCAGCTCGATCGGCGGGATGCGCGCCGAGGAACTGGCGATGCACCCAACCGTCAAGCCGGTCGCGCTCATCGCCGACGCAATCCGGGATTGCTCACGCCGCGGGGAGATCGTTCTCGACGGCTTCGGCGGCTCGGGTTCGACGCTGATCGCAGCCGAGAAAACCGGACGCTCGGCACGGCTGATCGAATATGATCCCGCCTATTGCGACACCATCATCCGTCGCTGGCAGACCTATACCGGCAAAGACGCGATCCTCGAAGCGAAAGGCGCACCCTTCGATGATGTCGCTGACGAGCGCTTGGGGCGCGATCTGGAGGCGGCCGAATGA
- a CDS encoding DUF5681 domain-containing protein, with amino-acid sequence MSKAAGTPARDTRDEKHSDNLPAPYEVGYGKPPAEHRFRKGQSGNAGGRPKGAKNRVPRGQGLDFGTQPANQMLLEEAYRTVSIREGDKVIELPVIKAVFRSMGVSAMKGNRLAQTTMAELVRGIEEEDRQLRSSYFDTACEYKTGWEQAIEQARRHGLPEPTPVPHPDDVILDIRRAEVRYEGPITLEEKKRWDRMLEFRDEQQEEVSYFANGYRDAKKAKADPDLLEALEGHWKRSVALYDRINDPLPDRYRKRLENRFYHGIIDAEDEK; translated from the coding sequence ATGAGCAAGGCTGCCGGGACGCCGGCGCGCGATACGCGCGACGAGAAACACAGCGACAATCTCCCTGCCCCTTATGAGGTCGGCTACGGCAAGCCGCCGGCCGAGCACCGGTTCCGCAAAGGGCAGTCGGGCAATGCCGGGGGGCGGCCGAAGGGCGCGAAGAACAGGGTGCCAAGGGGTCAGGGGCTCGACTTCGGCACCCAGCCGGCCAACCAGATGCTGCTGGAAGAGGCCTATCGTACGGTTTCCATTCGCGAGGGCGACAAGGTCATCGAGCTTCCGGTGATCAAGGCCGTGTTCCGCTCGATGGGCGTTTCGGCGATGAAGGGCAACCGGCTCGCCCAGACGACCATGGCCGAGCTGGTGCGCGGGATCGAAGAGGAGGACCGCCAGCTTCGATCCAGCTATTTTGACACAGCCTGCGAGTACAAGACCGGCTGGGAGCAGGCGATCGAGCAGGCGCGCAGGCACGGCCTGCCCGAGCCGACGCCGGTCCCCCATCCCGATGACGTCATCCTCGACATACGGCGGGCCGAAGTGCGGTACGAAGGCCCCATCACGCTCGAGGAGAAGAAACGCTGGGATCGCATGCTGGAGTTTCGCGACGAACAGCAGGAGGAGGTCTCCTATTTCGCAAATGGATACCGTGATGCGAAGAAGGCCAAAGCCGATCCCGACCTGCTCGAGGCCCTGGAAGGCCATTGGAAGCGGTCTGTCGCGCTCTATGACCGGATCAATGATCCCCTGCCCGACAGATACCGCAAGCGGCTCGAGAACCGATTCTACCACGGCATCATCGACGCGGAGGATGAAAAGTGA
- a CDS encoding TonB-dependent receptor, whose amino-acid sequence MTSIFNRLMIGASLAAIALPAHARDSAEDIIVTAQKQNQTAVLRGGSVGVFGDKAAEDTPFSIKTYNEALILNQQPQTLGQVLENDPSVRTTLGFGIAGELFVIRGFALSGDDVGFGGLYGIAPRQLVAPELAQSVQVLNGASAFINGAAPGGTGIGGSVNLMPKRADSQDLNRLTVSYTGPEHVGGAFDVSRRFGTNGEWGVRINGTARQGDVAIDDEFRSSYVLGGAFDYNSGPLRLALDVVYQRVKVRHQRPKLVIGDAIPAVPGASTNYGQPWQYTTLRDIFGQFRAEYDITDNAMIYAAFGARDGSERGFYQTIRLTDAVTGTATAQGSYIPRTDNNEAATAGMRVKLASSIWTHEINFGGSINWLVNRNAYQFYAASTMLTNIYDPVAVPRPDIGTFAGGDIDDPFPITRQKLSSLFVSDTIGFWNDRVLITGGIRLQEIGSKSYAANATGAIPAGGLTGKYSKDAVTPVFGLVVKPAQGVSLYANRVEGLVPGATAAATANAGNGVLPVSNAGQVLSPFVSTQYEFGGKLSLGKLNAGLAFFQIDRDIAIYTPDGGRSGFLVYGPFGVQRHRGIELSVDAEPVDGLRIIAGGSIIHAKLRKTQGGVNQGNKPTGVPEYMLNANVEWDVPFLRALTLTGRVVNTGKQAANLTNTLFLPSWTRLDLGVRYVAVVGDRPLTLRAGVDNVANKRYWASAFDSFRPDLQQGAPRTFKASASIDF is encoded by the coding sequence ATGACGTCCATCTTCAACCGCCTGATGATCGGCGCTTCGCTCGCCGCCATCGCTCTTCCAGCCCACGCACGGGACAGCGCGGAAGACATCATCGTCACCGCGCAGAAGCAGAACCAGACTGCGGTGCTGCGTGGCGGCAGCGTCGGCGTGTTCGGCGACAAGGCAGCCGAGGACACGCCGTTCAGCATCAAGACCTACAATGAGGCGCTGATCCTCAACCAGCAACCACAGACGCTGGGCCAGGTGCTGGAAAACGACCCGTCGGTCCGCACCACGCTGGGCTTTGGTATCGCGGGCGAACTGTTCGTCATTCGCGGCTTTGCCCTGTCCGGCGATGATGTCGGCTTTGGTGGCCTGTACGGCATCGCCCCGCGCCAGCTTGTCGCGCCCGAACTCGCCCAGTCGGTCCAGGTGCTGAACGGCGCCAGCGCCTTCATCAACGGCGCGGCCCCGGGGGGTACGGGAATCGGCGGCAGCGTCAATCTGATGCCCAAGCGCGCCGATAGCCAGGACCTCAATCGCCTGACCGTCAGCTACACCGGGCCCGAGCATGTAGGCGGCGCATTCGACGTCAGCCGCCGGTTCGGAACGAATGGCGAATGGGGCGTGCGCATCAACGGCACGGCGCGCCAAGGAGACGTGGCGATCGACGACGAATTCCGCAGCTCCTATGTGCTGGGCGGCGCGTTCGACTATAACAGCGGTCCGCTTCGACTGGCGCTCGACGTCGTCTATCAGCGCGTGAAGGTGCGGCACCAACGCCCGAAGCTGGTTATCGGCGACGCCATTCCCGCCGTCCCCGGAGCCTCGACCAATTACGGCCAGCCCTGGCAATACACGACGCTTCGCGACATCTTCGGCCAGTTCCGGGCAGAATATGACATTACCGACAACGCGATGATCTATGCGGCATTCGGCGCGCGCGACGGTTCGGAACGCGGCTTCTATCAGACCATCCGGCTGACTGACGCGGTGACGGGCACCGCCACGGCGCAGGGATCCTATATTCCCCGTACCGACAACAACGAAGCGGCGACCGCGGGCATGCGGGTCAAGCTGGCGTCCAGCATCTGGACCCACGAGATCAACTTCGGCGGATCGATCAACTGGCTGGTCAACCGCAACGCCTATCAATTCTATGCGGCCTCAACGATGCTGACCAATATTTACGATCCGGTCGCCGTTCCCCGGCCGGATATCGGCACCTTTGCGGGCGGCGACATCGACGACCCCTTCCCGATCACCCGCCAGAAGCTGAGCAGCCTGTTCGTCTCCGACACCATCGGATTCTGGAATGACCGCGTGCTGATCACCGGCGGCATTCGCCTGCAAGAGATCGGCAGCAAATCCTACGCGGCGAACGCAACAGGCGCGATCCCCGCCGGTGGCCTGACCGGCAAATATAGCAAGGACGCCGTGACTCCGGTCTTTGGGCTGGTGGTCAAGCCCGCCCAGGGCGTGTCGCTCTACGCCAACCGGGTGGAAGGGCTCGTCCCCGGCGCGACCGCCGCGGCCACCGCGAACGCGGGCAACGGCGTGCTCCCGGTCAGCAACGCCGGCCAGGTGCTTTCGCCCTTCGTTTCCACCCAGTATGAATTCGGCGGCAAGCTGTCGCTGGGCAAGCTCAATGCGGGTCTGGCTTTCTTCCAGATCGATCGCGACATTGCGATCTATACGCCCGACGGCGGACGTTCGGGCTTTCTGGTTTATGGTCCGTTCGGTGTGCAGCGCCACCGCGGCATTGAGCTTAGCGTCGATGCCGAACCGGTGGACGGCCTGCGCATCATTGCCGGCGGGTCGATCATCCACGCCAAGCTGCGCAAGACCCAGGGCGGCGTCAATCAGGGCAACAAGCCGACCGGTGTGCCCGAATATATGCTCAACGCCAATGTCGAATGGGATGTACCTTTCCTTCGGGCGCTCACCCTGACAGGCCGGGTCGTGAACACCGGCAAGCAGGCCGCGAACCTGACCAACACGCTGTTTCTGCCCAGCTGGACCCGGCTCGACCTTGGCGTTCGCTATGTCGCGGTGGTCGGCGACAGACCGCTCACCCTGCGCGCCGGTGTCGATAATGTCGCCAACAAGCGTTACTGGGCGTCGGCGTTCGACAGCTTCCGTCCGGACCTGCAACAGGGCGCGCCACGTACGTTCAAGGCGTCAGCCTCGATCGACTTCTGA
- a CDS encoding RHS repeat-associated core domain-containing protein gives MKAITPEGVTTAYSYSQDLNQNVTQIVKTPKSGSPLTPLTTSFAYDPVFNKPITITDPRGLVTQNVYHPATGNLISSIADANNFAAKSLFTYNSVGQLLTATDAVGAVTQNAYDGLGNLATVTRDYGRLNLVTGFGYDGVGNVTSATDPNGNVMLSAYDAARRLTSRTSPAAPQTLVTAFNYDADDHLLQTTESVDGTVLRTTSSTYTWTGKVATATDANGNITRYAYDVVDRLQSVTDPVGNVTSYAYDAMSRQTQLFNTAIQAGALETRSYAPDGMLASLADATHPATSFAYDGFDRLATTTYPGGTTETYSYDADNNILTRKTRKGDTIGFTYDTLNRLSTKSPPSSPIVTYAYDLMGRVTSVTDTSSAITSVSATASHQTTTSYDALNRPVNVSWTPTVTQTAPTQGGVSFTHGYDANNRRISQAANDNSWLLYPSGSGTTSYTANTLNQYNAVGGASPTYDGNGNLTFDGTLTYGYDVEGRLTSVKQGATTLGSYAFDAQGRRKSKTVSGTTTMYVTDADKREVLEYDGASGAVQRWYAYGSGSNEVLGQMNVAAGTRTTLIPDIQGSIIATLASNATTPAKAGYLPYGENSTNTTGTFRYTGSRIDSEAVAVSQPSGLTYMRARSYSPAWGRFLQVDPIGFDGGINLYAYALNNPLNLTDPNGTSPFSNQGSGVTLVAGIDYGPLFGTSPRGLNRSMGALTDRAGDPYIDIEKLAEFNGIPPLGSKGFVDGPPQGWTMFPTNDGKGAIIRNVDTGIQLRISNGQMHLSFPAGTAIAPGVFSRYGEVVHYAP, from the coding sequence GTGAAGGCGATCACACCGGAAGGCGTCACCACCGCCTATAGCTATTCCCAAGACCTCAACCAGAACGTCACCCAGATCGTCAAGACACCCAAGTCCGGCTCGCCCCTGACGCCGCTGACGACAAGCTTCGCCTATGATCCGGTCTTCAACAAGCCGATCACCATCACCGATCCGCGCGGGCTGGTGACGCAGAATGTCTATCATCCCGCCACCGGCAATCTCATCAGCAGCATCGCTGACGCCAATAATTTTGCAGCGAAATCGCTCTTCACCTACAATAGCGTCGGTCAGCTTCTGACGGCGACCGACGCTGTGGGCGCGGTCACGCAGAATGCCTATGACGGCCTTGGCAATCTCGCCACCGTCACCCGCGATTATGGCCGGCTCAATCTGGTCACCGGCTTTGGCTATGACGGCGTCGGCAATGTCACCTCTGCCACCGACCCTAACGGCAATGTCATGTTGAGTGCCTATGATGCCGCGCGGCGTTTGACGAGCCGGACAAGCCCGGCAGCGCCCCAAACTCTGGTCACCGCCTTCAACTATGATGCCGATGATCATCTGCTTCAGACCACCGAATCCGTCGACGGCACAGTGTTACGCACCACCTCGTCCACATACACGTGGACCGGCAAGGTGGCGACGGCGACCGATGCCAACGGCAATATCACCCGCTATGCCTATGATGTCGTCGACCGGCTGCAGAGCGTGACCGATCCGGTCGGCAACGTCACCAGCTATGCCTATGATGCGATGAGCCGCCAGACCCAGCTGTTCAACACCGCAATCCAGGCGGGCGCACTTGAAACCCGCAGCTATGCGCCGGACGGCATGCTCGCGAGCCTGGCCGACGCGACGCACCCCGCGACGAGCTTTGCCTATGACGGGTTCGACCGGCTGGCGACGACCACCTATCCCGGCGGCACGACTGAAACCTATAGCTATGACGCCGACAACAACATCCTGACGCGCAAGACCCGCAAGGGCGACACCATCGGCTTCACCTATGACACGCTCAACCGCCTCTCGACCAAATCACCACCGTCCTCCCCCATCGTCACCTATGCTTACGACCTGATGGGCCGCGTCACCAGCGTCACCGACACCAGCAGCGCGATCACCAGCGTCTCGGCGACGGCGAGCCATCAGACGACCACCAGCTATGACGCGCTCAACCGGCCAGTGAATGTGTCATGGACGCCGACAGTCACCCAGACCGCACCGACGCAAGGTGGTGTCTCATTTACCCATGGCTATGACGCCAACAATCGGCGGATCAGCCAGGCGGCGAATGACAACAGCTGGCTGCTGTATCCCTCGGGTTCAGGCACGACGAGTTACACGGCGAACACCCTCAATCAGTATAACGCGGTGGGCGGGGCGAGCCCGACCTATGACGGCAACGGCAACCTCACCTTCGACGGGACGCTGACCTATGGCTATGACGTCGAGGGTCGGCTGACCTCGGTCAAGCAGGGTGCTACGACGCTCGGGAGCTATGCGTTCGATGCCCAAGGGCGGCGCAAGAGCAAGACCGTGTCGGGTACCACCACAATGTACGTGACCGATGCGGACAAACGCGAGGTGCTGGAGTATGACGGCGCGAGCGGCGCGGTGCAGCGGTGGTATGCCTATGGGTCTGGGTCGAACGAGGTTCTTGGACAGATGAACGTGGCGGCGGGCACGCGCACGACGCTGATCCCGGATATCCAAGGCTCGATCATCGCGACGCTGGCCTCCAATGCGACGACGCCGGCGAAGGCGGGCTACCTGCCCTATGGCGAGAACAGCACCAATACCACAGGCACCTTCCGCTACACCGGCAGCCGGATCGATTCCGAGGCGGTCGCCGTCTCGCAGCCGAGCGGGCTCACCTATATGCGGGCGCGAAGCTACTCGCCCGCCTGGGGGCGGTTCCTGCAGGTCGATCCGATCGGCTTTGACGGCGGCATCAACCTCTATGCCTATGCCCTCAACAACCCCCTCAACCTTACGGATCCCAATGGAACCTCGCCATTCTCGAACCAAGGGTCTGGCGTAACTTTGGTAGCAGGAATAGACTACGGCCCACTTTTCGGGACATCTCCGCGGGGTCTGAACAGATCGATGGGCGCATTGACCGACCGCGCGGGAGACCCTTACATTGATATAGAAAAATTGGCTGAATTTAACGGTATTCCTCCATTGGGTTCAAAAGGTTTTGTTGACGGACCACCACAGGGATGGACTATGTTTCCCACAAATGATGGAAAAGGTGCAATTATTAGAAACGTTGACACTGGCATTCAGCTAAGAATCAGCAACGGACAAATGCATCTCAGCTTCCCGGCAGGTACAGCGATAGCTCCTGGTGTGTTCTCTAGGTATGGTGAGGTCGTCCACTATGCCCCATGA
- a CDS encoding DUF3489 domain-containing protein, which yields MANAAKKIYETDRGASAGKRGRAPAAAAAAADGTPKPTGKTPIARPQPARPAFKRDQLAALLVRDEGATIAQMREATGWLPHTPDRAQEARLCHRQRQGR from the coding sequence ATGGCAAATGCAGCGAAGAAGATCTATGAGACAGACAGGGGCGCCTCGGCCGGCAAGCGGGGGCGAGCCCCTGCGGCTGCCGCGGCGGCGGCCGATGGGACGCCAAAGCCGACCGGCAAGACACCGATCGCTCGTCCGCAGCCCGCCAGACCGGCCTTCAAACGTGACCAGCTCGCCGCGCTGCTGGTCCGCGACGAGGGCGCAACCATCGCTCAGATGCGGGAGGCGACCGGCTGGCTGCCGCACACCCCTGACAGGGCTCAGGAAGCGCGGCTATGCCATCGACAGCGACAAGGTCGATGA
- a CDS encoding ImmA/IrrE family metallo-endopeptidase: MRIGRLDLDGLGSPAALAAKIHELEPGLPPRVPVEQLCMQFDIQSIGALETDGFEAALIMDELKASGAILVAKGRSDARRRYSIAHELGHFLIPAHRPSGGASFECALSDLHLLDPKDRDRRKRVEAEANRFAAHLLMPPGEVRARMRQSDSSLESIVAMARAFGVSKEAMARSWVDSHREPVAIVLAHRGRIVRRYRHQDFPWLPDWDGRLPKDSLAAELKPAPGIFSQVEEIDPTVWLSERDAERVLSLNEQVLGQGDGYALVLLQAERDEDEF, from the coding sequence TTGAGGATCGGCCGGCTCGATCTCGACGGGCTCGGCTCGCCCGCCGCTCTCGCGGCGAAGATCCACGAGCTGGAGCCGGGACTTCCGCCCAGAGTGCCTGTCGAGCAGCTCTGCATGCAGTTCGACATCCAGTCGATCGGCGCGCTTGAGACCGACGGGTTCGAAGCCGCCCTCATCATGGATGAACTGAAGGCCAGCGGTGCGATCCTGGTGGCGAAGGGCAGATCGGACGCGCGCCGACGCTATTCGATCGCGCACGAGTTGGGGCACTTCCTGATTCCGGCGCACCGGCCCTCGGGTGGCGCTTCGTTCGAATGCGCGCTCTCGGACCTCCATCTCCTCGATCCAAAGGACCGCGACCGGCGCAAGCGCGTCGAGGCTGAAGCGAACCGCTTCGCTGCGCACCTGCTGATGCCACCCGGCGAGGTCAGGGCGCGCATGCGCCAGTCGGACTCATCGCTGGAAAGCATTGTCGCGATGGCGCGCGCGTTCGGAGTGAGCAAGGAAGCCATGGCGCGTTCCTGGGTCGACTCGCACCGCGAGCCGGTCGCCATTGTGCTAGCGCACCGCGGGCGCATAGTCCGCCGCTACCGGCACCAGGACTTTCCATGGCTGCCCGATTGGGACGGCCGGCTCCCGAAGGACAGCCTGGCCGCGGAACTGAAACCAGCGCCGGGCATATTCTCGCAGGTCGAAGAGATTGATCCGACCGTCTGGCTTTCGGAGCGCGATGCTGAGCGCGTGCTCAGCCTAAACGAGCAGGTGCTTGGCCAGGGCGACGGCTATGCCCTCGTCCTCCTACAGGCCGAACGCGACGAGGACGAATTCTAG
- a CDS encoding helix-turn-helix domain-containing protein produces MSFARRLHELRIANRLSLQDVADQVGISKAHVWNLEKGLSENPSMEVVLKLAEIFRVRVADLVGENPDASDEDPAMVAMFRDLKKLDERDRETIAALMEQMKRRRDKGTN; encoded by the coding sequence GTGAGCTTTGCCAGACGGCTCCACGAGCTGCGCATCGCCAATCGCCTGTCACTGCAGGATGTGGCCGACCAGGTCGGTATCTCCAAGGCGCATGTGTGGAATCTCGAAAAGGGACTTTCGGAAAACCCGTCGATGGAAGTCGTCCTGAAGCTGGCGGAGATCTTCCGCGTTCGCGTCGCCGATCTCGTCGGCGAGAACCCCGACGCGTCGGACGAGGACCCGGCGATGGTCGCCATGTTCCGCGACCTCAAGAAGCTGGACGAACGGGATCGCGAGACGATCGCGGCGTTGATGGAACAGATGAAGCGGCGCCGGGACAAGGGAACGAATTGA
- a CDS encoding helix-turn-helix domain-containing protein, producing the protein MPRINPLLLRHFRGKQNFSQADLSKQSRIDKGTIFRIETGQTQRNGVRVIEALAKALKVEPAQLTAANGDGIEPPSDELFPKTQLNMRVSAEVRNALALVSLRYGVKPVEVIEFAPLLFHLVASESLKERATRLESLQAARAGVEAFSGRFKHITERLVSDWDAENLETMEARSISTRDLRGNRLDDGDAITDSRPLDYEDDEANPFVVHLKERLEAARADAGDRLEGWYSYAGVRYEICREQALEWFGGDSDAADDFIGGRFSISDMPREIRAGDPADRVAWVETKRVENAERSDAYFASLGLEGLL; encoded by the coding sequence ATGCCCCGTATCAATCCTTTGTTGCTCCGTCACTTTCGCGGAAAGCAAAACTTCAGCCAGGCCGACCTCAGCAAGCAATCGCGCATCGACAAAGGCACGATCTTTCGGATCGAGACTGGACAAACCCAACGCAACGGCGTGCGCGTCATAGAGGCGCTTGCGAAAGCGCTGAAGGTCGAGCCAGCTCAGCTCACGGCAGCCAATGGCGATGGGATCGAGCCACCTTCCGACGAGCTGTTCCCCAAAACGCAGTTGAACATGCGCGTCTCCGCGGAGGTGCGAAACGCGCTGGCTTTGGTGAGCCTGCGTTATGGTGTGAAACCGGTCGAGGTCATCGAATTTGCGCCGTTGCTTTTCCATCTCGTCGCCAGCGAAAGCCTGAAGGAGCGAGCGACTCGCCTTGAGAGCCTTCAGGCCGCCCGTGCCGGCGTGGAAGCGTTTAGCGGGCGCTTCAAGCACATCACCGAGCGCCTAGTGAGTGACTGGGACGCCGAAAACCTGGAGACGATGGAAGCGCGGTCGATTTCGACCCGCGATCTTCGGGGAAATCGGCTCGACGATGGCGACGCTATCACCGACAGCCGGCCGCTCGATTACGAAGACGACGAAGCCAACCCCTTCGTTGTTCACCTCAAGGAGCGCCTCGAGGCAGCGAGGGCCGACGCCGGCGACCGGCTGGAAGGATGGTATTCCTATGCCGGCGTGCGTTATGAAATCTGCCGTGAGCAAGCCCTGGAGTGGTTCGGCGGCGACAGCGACGCCGCTGACGACTTCATAGGCGGACGCTTCAGCATCAGCGATATGCCCCGCGAGATCCGGGCCGGGGATCCCGCAGATCGTGTCGCATGGGTCGAGACGAAGCGCGTCGAGAATGCAGAGCGATCCGATGCCTATTTCGCCTCGCTCGGACTGGAGGGATTGCTATGA
- a CDS encoding IS5 family transposase (programmed frameshift) has product MSRSLFWLSDEAWTAIELHLPKNQPGARRVDDRRVISGIVHMLKCGGRWADCPAEYGPATTVYNRWNRWSRRGIWTRILAALTEEGWIAETGQIDSSYIKAHRSAGGAKGGPRANAIGISRGGRTTKIHALVDVLGRPLRLVLTPGNTSDVKGADLLINETAGMKRVIADRGYDANRIRTILREQGTTPVIPGRRNRKRPIQYDKRRYKDRWRVEAMFCRLKDFRRIATRYDKLARNFLSAVSLAAAVAFWL; this is encoded by the exons AAGCGTGGACAGCAATCGAGCTCCACTTGCCCAAGAACCAGCCAGGAGCACGACGTGTTGATGACCGGCGGGTGATCTCCGGCATCGTTCACATGCTCAAGTGCGGCGGTCGCTGGGCAGATTGCCCCGCCGAATACGGGCCGGCGACGACGGTCTACAACCGATGGAACAGGTGGAGCCGGCGGGGCATCTGGACACGCATCCTGGCTGCACTGACCGAAGAAGGCTGGATCGCCGAGACCGGGCAGATCGATAGCAGCTACATCAAGGCTCACCGTAGCGCCGGTGGGGCAAAGGGGGGGC CGCGAGCCAATGCCATTGGGATCTCGCGTGGCGGCCGGACAACAAAGATCCACGCCCTTGTCGACGTCCTCGGACGGCCGCTTCGTCTCGTCCTGACGCCCGGCAACACATCGGACGTGAAGGGCGCCGACCTGCTCATCAACGAAACAGCGGGAATGAAGCGGGTGATCGCCGACCGCGGCTACGACGCCAATCGCATTAGGACCATCCTGCGCGAACAGGGCACGACCCCGGTGATCCCCGGCCGCCGCAACCGCAAGCGCCCGATCCAATATGACAAACGCCGCTACAAAGATCGCTGGCGGGTCGAGGCTATGTTCTGCCGCCTCAAGGATTTCCGCCGGATCGCTACTCGCTACGACAAGCTTGCACGAAACTTCCTCTCAGCCGTAAGCCTCGCTGCCGCTGTGGCTTTCTGGCTCTGA